A genomic stretch from Georgenia muralis includes:
- a CDS encoding aminoglycoside phosphotransferase family protein — MSDARDDASLPTGAVPVPAALGELGGTAAGRAWLRELPRLVDEARTRWGLRIGAPFTAGRTAWTAPARTRRGEDAVVKIVLPHVEAAGEADALELWAGTAVAELLDHDGWTLLLRRCRPGHAVEEDPRLREERVEVRLEAAASVLAGLQVDPPGNRPPTIRDLGAVTPQLAARLRERTQRHGADLGADAGLLAAAADLLDHLPGGATRTTLLHGDLNPGNLIADDDGVARRWVAIDPKPLVGDPAYDPWPLLAQTGDPFREPSPASELRARTRLVCAVTGLDRDRVAAWALARTCESALWRATELGDRTGALAELDQARVWSRLAG; from the coding sequence TTGAGCGACGCCCGTGACGACGCATCGCTGCCGACCGGTGCGGTGCCGGTCCCGGCGGCGCTGGGCGAGCTCGGCGGCACCGCCGCGGGCCGGGCGTGGCTGCGTGAGCTGCCTCGGCTCGTGGACGAGGCGCGGACCCGCTGGGGCCTGCGCATCGGCGCCCCCTTCACGGCAGGACGTACCGCCTGGACCGCACCGGCCCGCACCCGCCGGGGTGAGGACGCCGTCGTCAAGATCGTGCTCCCGCACGTGGAGGCCGCCGGCGAGGCGGACGCGCTCGAGCTGTGGGCAGGTACCGCGGTGGCCGAGCTCCTCGACCACGACGGCTGGACGCTCCTCCTCCGGCGGTGCCGGCCCGGCCACGCGGTCGAGGAGGACCCGCGCCTGCGCGAGGAACGGGTCGAGGTCCGCCTCGAGGCGGCCGCGTCGGTGCTGGCGGGGCTCCAGGTAGACCCCCCGGGAAACCGTCCCCCCACCATCCGCGACCTCGGGGCGGTCACCCCCCAGCTGGCCGCGCGGCTTCGTGAACGGACGCAGCGGCACGGCGCCGACCTGGGAGCCGACGCCGGGCTCCTCGCCGCAGCGGCCGACCTGCTCGACCACCTCCCGGGCGGCGCCACGCGCACCACGCTGCTGCACGGCGACCTCAACCCGGGCAACCTCATCGCGGACGACGACGGGGTCGCACGCCGGTGGGTCGCCATCGACCCCAAGCCGCTCGTCGGCGACCCGGCCTACGACCCGTGGCCGCTGCTCGCGCAGACGGGAGACCCGTTCCGTGAGCCGTCACCGGCGTCGGAGCTGCGCGCCCGGACCAGGCTCGTCTGCGCCGTCACGGGGCTGGACCGCGACCGGGTCGCCGCGTGGGCGCTGGCCCGGACCTGCGAGTCCGCCCTCTGGCGGGCGACCGAGCTCGGTGACCGCACCGGGGCGCTCGCCGAGCTGGACCAGGCGCGTGTCTGGTCGCGTCTCGCAGGCTGA
- a CDS encoding D-hexose-6-phosphate mutarotase codes for MTTAITVDLPPSVALVEASGGLPALRISTPLAEGEVYLHGAHVTGWVPAGHDPVVWMSKASRFAPTEPIRGGVPICFPWFGPGREPGMSPAHGFARLADWRLVGASDDDSVVTLTFRLGHEDVEGSAGAEKWAHPFEATYTVVMGSELTVYLAVRNPGDEEYSYEEALHTYLHVQDVTAVTVEGLDGARYLDKAPDGGPYLKTQSGPVTFTGETDRVYHSSGSAVVVDPARARTITVSKESSADTVVWNPWTAKAAAMPDYDDAEWPTMVCVETANALDNAVVLAPGATHTMSATYAVSHA; via the coding sequence ATGACCACCGCGATCACCGTCGATCTCCCGCCCTCCGTCGCCCTCGTCGAGGCGAGCGGCGGGCTGCCCGCCCTCCGGATCTCCACCCCGCTGGCCGAGGGAGAGGTCTACCTCCACGGAGCCCACGTGACGGGCTGGGTACCTGCCGGCCACGACCCGGTGGTCTGGATGAGCAAGGCGTCCAGGTTCGCACCGACGGAGCCCATCCGCGGCGGCGTGCCGATCTGCTTCCCGTGGTTCGGTCCGGGACGCGAGCCGGGGATGAGTCCCGCCCACGGTTTCGCCCGCCTCGCGGACTGGCGGCTCGTCGGGGCCAGCGACGACGACAGCGTGGTGACGCTGACCTTCCGGCTCGGGCACGAGGACGTCGAGGGGTCGGCGGGTGCCGAGAAGTGGGCCCACCCGTTCGAGGCGACGTACACGGTGGTCATGGGCAGCGAGCTCACGGTGTACCTCGCCGTGCGGAACCCCGGCGACGAGGAGTACTCCTACGAGGAGGCGTTGCACACCTACCTCCACGTGCAGGACGTCACGGCCGTCACCGTCGAGGGTCTCGACGGCGCTCGGTACCTGGACAAGGCCCCGGACGGCGGTCCCTACCTCAAGACGCAGAGCGGTCCGGTCACCTTCACGGGCGAGACCGACCGCGTCTACCACTCGAGCGGGTCCGCGGTGGTCGTCGACCCGGCGCGCGCACGCACGATCACGGTGTCGAAGGAGAGCTCGGCCGACACCGTCGTGTGGAACCCGTGGACTGCCAAGGCCGCCGCCATGCCGGACTACGACGATGCGGAGTGGCCGACCATGGTCTGCGTGGAGACGGCGAACGCCCTGGACAACGCCGTCGTGCTTGCGCCGGGTGCGACCCACACGATGTCCGCGACGTACGCCGTGAGCCACGCCTGA
- a CDS encoding HNH endonuclease, with the protein MTREPANRDEGAVCRTGTDTAATDGAVEPTWPEWDCSGVADCCLVARVGGVCEHLAGDVDEIVAQGSAEWDAEVARLSGLITEAKIEGDQSTVDWLLEYCGGVEESPEPDNEPTVAEIEAMDRYTGPPPVNPPLGQSIRPAAWQQMEPDASLAALLEDIDVTQVDPYQAVEIVAAYKRLESWAAGMAALAAAALAEKDGMSTAPLVGDPRPVRNGTPEELAIRLGTTRTQGQKLVRLGRAMSETFAPTGDKLLTGEIDVAKAEAIVSHLWNASAQVAWLVQDEILRDAPGSTVHQLTRQITKTLIAVDPDDAANRHHRAARERRVTHPAPLPDAMASATLTGPVHELAAFDLVLDAAAAAAKAAGDRRTRDQLRYDAAMVMAQQALATGWIGAPPPDQQDTTASRGTSTSSRTAGCTGWAIPRIEGAFASTPRPMRLAQAAGGRLQIDVTIPLSLLVQDPAAADAGTTSTTPSGTSATRSSRTGATAGPGAPPGGQQPARPGDPAAGTPGEDDEPEPLIWPDPAQVAELRGYGPITPDVARALATGGVWRRLVTDPLTGGLLDVGRTRYRPPPALAAFIRARDRTCVFPGCTAPAAMCQIDHTLAWSQGGRTDRDDLGPLCEGGHVLKTDGLFTVIQPSPGIFEWTTPSGHRYRRETNGTTTRLPRAGVPAY; encoded by the coding sequence ATGACCCGCGAGCCCGCGAACCGTGATGAGGGTGCCGTCTGCCGCACGGGCACCGACACCGCTGCCACCGACGGAGCCGTCGAGCCGACCTGGCCGGAGTGGGACTGCTCGGGGGTTGCAGACTGCTGCCTCGTGGCCCGCGTCGGCGGGGTGTGCGAGCACCTTGCGGGCGACGTGGACGAGATCGTCGCGCAAGGCAGTGCGGAGTGGGATGCCGAGGTGGCACGACTCTCGGGGCTGATCACCGAGGCGAAGATCGAGGGTGACCAGTCCACGGTGGACTGGCTGCTGGAGTACTGCGGCGGGGTGGAAGAGTCGCCCGAGCCGGATAACGAGCCCACAGTGGCCGAGATCGAGGCGATGGACCGCTACACCGGCCCGCCCCCGGTCAACCCGCCCCTGGGTCAGTCCATCAGGCCCGCGGCGTGGCAGCAGATGGAACCCGACGCGTCCTTGGCGGCGCTTCTGGAGGACATCGACGTCACCCAGGTCGACCCCTACCAGGCGGTGGAGATCGTCGCGGCGTACAAGCGGCTGGAGAGCTGGGCGGCCGGCATGGCGGCGCTGGCCGCGGCCGCCCTCGCCGAGAAGGACGGCATGTCCACGGCACCGCTGGTGGGTGACCCCCGCCCCGTCCGTAACGGGACCCCCGAGGAGCTCGCGATCCGCCTCGGCACGACCCGCACCCAGGGCCAGAAGCTCGTCCGGCTCGGTCGGGCGATGAGCGAGACCTTCGCCCCGACCGGGGACAAGCTCCTCACCGGGGAGATCGACGTGGCGAAGGCCGAGGCGATCGTGTCCCACCTGTGGAACGCCTCGGCGCAGGTCGCGTGGCTCGTCCAGGACGAGATCCTCCGCGACGCCCCCGGCTCGACCGTGCACCAGCTCACGCGCCAGATCACGAAGACCCTCATCGCCGTCGACCCGGACGACGCCGCCAACCGCCACCACCGCGCCGCCCGCGAGCGCCGGGTCACCCATCCCGCCCCGCTGCCCGACGCCATGGCCTCGGCGACCTTGACCGGCCCGGTCCACGAGCTCGCCGCGTTCGACCTCGTCCTGGACGCCGCCGCCGCGGCCGCCAAGGCGGCCGGTGACCGACGTACCCGTGACCAGCTCCGGTACGACGCCGCCATGGTCATGGCTCAGCAGGCCCTCGCCACCGGTTGGATCGGCGCACCACCGCCCGACCAGCAGGACACAACCGCGAGCCGCGGCACGAGCACGTCGAGTCGGACGGCCGGTTGCACCGGGTGGGCCATCCCCCGCATCGAGGGGGCCTTCGCCTCCACGCCCCGACCTATGCGCCTTGCCCAGGCCGCCGGAGGCAGGCTCCAGATCGACGTCACCATCCCGCTGTCCCTTCTCGTGCAGGATCCGGCCGCGGCCGATGCCGGGACCACCAGCACCACCCCGTCGGGCACGAGTGCCACACGCAGCTCGAGGACCGGAGCCACGGCTGGCCCGGGCGCGCCGCCGGGCGGGCAACAACCGGCCAGACCCGGTGACCCGGCGGCCGGCACCCCGGGCGAGGACGACGAACCGGAGCCGCTCATCTGGCCCGACCCTGCCCAGGTGGCAGAGCTCCGTGGCTACGGTCCGATCACGCCGGATGTCGCCCGCGCCCTGGCAACCGGGGGCGTCTGGCGAAGGCTCGTCACCGATCCCCTCACCGGAGGACTGCTCGACGTCGGCCGCACTCGTTACCGTCCGCCGCCGGCGCTGGCTGCGTTCATCCGAGCGCGCGACCGAACCTGTGTCTTCCCCGGCTGCACAGCGCCCGCCGCGATGTGCCAGATCGACCACACCCTGGCCTGGTCGCAGGGCGGCCGCACCGACCGCGACGACCTCGGACCCCTGTGCGAGGGCGGCCACGTCCTCAAGACCGACGGCCTCTTCACCGTCATCCAACCCTCGCCCGGCATCTTCGAGTGGACCACGCCGTCCGGCCACCGCTACCGGCGCGAGACCAACGGCACCACCACCAGACTGCCCCGCGCCGGCGTCCCCGCCTACTAG
- a CDS encoding Fur family transcriptional regulator: MAVTHPELLRSAGLRVTAPRVAVLEHLEGHPHADADAIGTAVRERLGAVSTQAVYDVLRALTTAGLVERIEPEGSPGRYELARADNHHHVVCRGCGAVADVPCAVGHAPCLTASTDQGFVIDRAQVTYWGTCPDCLAGPVR, translated from the coding sequence ATGGCCGTCACCCATCCGGAATTGCTCCGCTCTGCGGGACTCCGGGTCACGGCGCCACGGGTGGCTGTCCTCGAGCACCTCGAGGGTCACCCCCATGCCGATGCGGACGCGATCGGGACCGCCGTGCGCGAGCGTCTCGGCGCCGTCTCGACCCAGGCGGTCTACGACGTCCTGCGCGCGTTGACCACGGCCGGTCTCGTCGAGCGGATCGAGCCGGAGGGTTCGCCAGGACGCTACGAGCTGGCACGCGCGGACAACCACCACCACGTCGTCTGCCGAGGGTGCGGCGCCGTCGCGGACGTGCCGTGCGCCGTCGGCCACGCACCTTGCCTCACGGCGAGCACGGACCAGGGCTTCGTCATCGACCGGGCCCAGGTCACCTACTGGGGCACGTGCCCCGACTGTCTCGCCGGGCCCGTCCGCTGA
- a CDS encoding catalase, translating into MTYDTGSTTGAGAPAVSDRSSLSVGSNGPLLLHDVQLVETLAHFNRERVPERNPHAKGAGAFGVFETTEDVSRYTKAALFQPGVRTEMLARFSTVAGEQGSPDTWRDVRGFSLKFYTAEGNLDLVGNNTPVFFVRDPMKFPHFIRSQKRMPGSGLRDNTMQWDFWTNNPESAHQVTYLMGDRGLPKTWRHMNGYGSHTYMWVNAAGERFWVKYHFHSQQGLENLPNDEAERLAGADADFHRRDLHAAIEGGDHPSWVMSVQVMPYEAAKTYRVNPFDLTKTWSHADFPLIKVGTMTLNRNPENFFAEVEQAAFAPSNTVPGIGFSPDKMLLGRVFAYADAQRARIGTNFLQLPVNKPKVATNSYTFDGNMTYEHTGTAPVYAPNSFGRSWSDETGPVVEGWESDGEMVRSAYSLHPEDDDFTQPGILVREVYDDAQRERLVQTVAGHLAGGVVEPVLSRAFAYWKAVDAEIGERIEAAYRAGRTDDSPGAGSDEPERAEAAVADAVTHAG; encoded by the coding sequence TTGACCTACGACACCGGATCCACCACGGGCGCCGGCGCCCCCGCCGTGAGCGACCGCAGCTCGCTCTCGGTCGGCAGCAACGGCCCGCTCCTGCTCCACGACGTCCAGCTCGTCGAGACCCTCGCCCACTTCAACCGTGAGCGCGTCCCGGAGCGCAACCCCCACGCCAAGGGCGCCGGCGCGTTCGGCGTCTTCGAGACCACCGAGGACGTCAGTCGCTACACCAAGGCCGCCCTGTTCCAGCCCGGCGTGCGGACCGAGATGCTGGCGCGGTTCTCCACCGTGGCCGGCGAGCAGGGCTCGCCCGACACCTGGCGCGACGTCCGCGGCTTCTCGCTGAAGTTCTACACCGCCGAGGGCAACCTCGACCTCGTCGGCAACAACACCCCGGTCTTCTTCGTCCGCGACCCCATGAAGTTCCCGCACTTCATCCGCTCGCAGAAGCGCATGCCGGGCTCCGGCCTGCGCGACAACACCATGCAGTGGGACTTCTGGACGAACAACCCCGAGTCCGCCCACCAGGTCACCTACCTCATGGGTGACCGTGGCCTGCCCAAGACGTGGCGGCACATGAACGGCTACGGCTCCCACACCTACATGTGGGTCAACGCCGCGGGGGAGCGTTTCTGGGTCAAGTACCACTTCCACTCCCAGCAGGGGCTGGAGAACCTGCCCAACGACGAGGCCGAGCGCCTCGCCGGGGCCGACGCCGACTTCCACCGGCGCGACCTTCACGCCGCCATCGAGGGCGGGGACCACCCGAGCTGGGTCATGTCGGTCCAGGTCATGCCGTACGAGGCGGCCAAGACCTACCGGGTCAACCCCTTCGACCTCACCAAGACCTGGTCGCACGCGGACTTCCCGCTCATCAAGGTCGGCACGATGACCCTGAACCGCAACCCCGAGAACTTCTTCGCCGAGGTCGAGCAGGCCGCGTTCGCGCCGTCGAACACCGTGCCGGGCATCGGGTTCTCCCCGGACAAGATGCTGCTCGGCCGGGTCTTCGCCTACGCGGACGCCCAGCGGGCCCGCATCGGCACCAACTTCCTCCAGCTCCCCGTCAACAAGCCGAAGGTGGCGACGAACTCCTACACCTTCGACGGCAACATGACCTACGAGCACACCGGCACCGCGCCGGTGTACGCGCCCAACTCCTTCGGACGCAGCTGGTCGGACGAGACCGGTCCCGTGGTCGAGGGCTGGGAGTCCGACGGCGAGATGGTGCGCAGCGCCTACTCGCTCCACCCCGAGGACGACGACTTCACCCAGCCGGGCATCCTCGTCCGCGAGGTCTACGACGACGCCCAGCGTGAGCGGCTCGTGCAGACCGTCGCGGGGCACCTGGCCGGTGGCGTGGTCGAGCCGGTCCTCTCCCGCGCCTTCGCGTACTGGAAGGCCGTCGACGCCGAGATCGGCGAGCGCATCGAGGCCGCCTACCGGGCGGGCCGGACCGACGACAGCCCGGGCGCCGGCTCCGACGAGCCCGAGCGCGCCGAGGCCGCGGTGGCCGACGCCGTCACGCACGCGGGCTGA
- a CDS encoding enoyl-CoA hydratase-related protein → MSNNAELVHLRVEDAVATITLDSPHNRNALSAQVRRELAAHLRTALDDDGVRVVVLTHTGPVFCSGADLTEARGAAPQDQGVTELPSLLVALLGSAKPVVARLAGTARAGGLGLVAACDLVVASDDVAFAFPEVRLGLVPAVITVPLRRRVQAQALRALLLTGEVFDAGRAVAVGLLDAAVPAERLDEEVARQVDMLLRGAPGALAATKAVLADPPEDDADELAVLGRLSAAHFASAEGQEGLAAFAQKRPPSWVPRG, encoded by the coding sequence ATGAGTAACAACGCCGAGCTCGTCCACCTGCGGGTCGAGGACGCCGTCGCCACCATCACGCTCGACTCGCCGCACAACCGCAACGCCCTCTCGGCCCAGGTCCGGCGCGAGCTCGCCGCGCACCTGCGCACCGCGCTCGACGACGACGGTGTCCGCGTCGTCGTCCTCACCCACACCGGACCGGTCTTCTGCTCCGGCGCCGACCTCACCGAGGCTCGCGGCGCCGCCCCGCAGGACCAGGGCGTCACGGAGCTTCCCAGCCTCCTGGTGGCGCTGCTCGGAAGCGCCAAGCCGGTCGTGGCGCGGTTGGCGGGAACGGCACGGGCGGGCGGGCTGGGCCTGGTCGCCGCGTGCGACCTCGTCGTCGCCTCCGACGACGTCGCCTTCGCGTTCCCCGAGGTGCGGCTCGGCCTGGTCCCCGCGGTGATCACCGTCCCGCTCCGCCGCCGCGTCCAGGCCCAGGCGCTGCGGGCGCTGCTCCTCACCGGGGAGGTGTTCGACGCCGGACGGGCCGTGGCGGTCGGACTCCTCGACGCCGCCGTCCCCGCGGAGCGCCTCGACGAGGAGGTCGCTCGTCAGGTGGACATGCTCCTGCGGGGGGCGCCCGGTGCCCTCGCGGCGACGAAGGCGGTGCTCGCCGACCCGCCGGAGGACGACGCCGACGAGCTCGCCGTGCTCGGCCGGCTCTCCGCCGCGCACTTCGCCTCGGCCGAGGGGCAGGAGGGCCTGGCGGCGTTCGCCCAGAAGCGTCCGCCGTCGTGGGTGCCGAGGGGCTGA
- the map gene encoding type I methionyl aminopeptidase translates to MIEILNPTELSRARDTGAVVANILQSLKSRAAAGTNLLEIDLWAHEMIDEAGARSCYVDYEPSFGRGPFGHYICTSVNDAVLHGLPHDYVLADGDLLSLDLAVARGGVVADSAISFVVGESRPAESLAMISATERALSAGIAAARPGARIGDLSHAIGTVLSEAGYPVNTQFGGHGVGSTMHQDPHVPNAGRPGRGYVLRPGLVLALEPWVMADTAELAVDDDGWTLRSATGCRTAHSEHTIAITDDGAEILTLPGDPQR, encoded by the coding sequence ATGATCGAGATCCTCAACCCCACCGAGCTGTCGCGTGCACGGGACACGGGCGCCGTCGTCGCCAACATCCTGCAGAGCTTGAAGAGCCGCGCCGCGGCGGGGACGAACCTCCTGGAGATCGATCTCTGGGCCCACGAGATGATCGACGAGGCCGGGGCGCGCTCCTGCTACGTCGACTACGAGCCGTCCTTCGGGCGCGGGCCGTTCGGGCACTACATCTGCACGTCGGTCAACGACGCCGTGCTCCACGGGCTGCCGCACGACTACGTCCTCGCCGACGGCGACCTGCTCTCGCTCGACCTCGCCGTCGCCAGGGGCGGGGTCGTCGCGGACTCGGCCATCAGCTTCGTGGTGGGCGAGTCCCGGCCCGCGGAGAGCCTCGCGATGATCAGCGCGACCGAGCGCGCCCTGAGCGCGGGCATCGCCGCAGCCCGCCCGGGCGCTCGCATCGGCGACCTCTCGCACGCCATCGGCACGGTCCTCAGCGAGGCGGGGTACCCGGTCAACACCCAGTTCGGGGGCCACGGCGTCGGGTCGACCATGCACCAGGACCCGCACGTGCCCAACGCGGGCCGGCCGGGGCGCGGGTACGTCCTGCGACCCGGGCTCGTGCTGGCCCTCGAGCCGTGGGTCATGGCGGACACCGCCGAGCTCGCCGTCGACGACGACGGCTGGACGCTGCGGAGCGCAACCGGCTGCCGGACCGCCCACAGCGAGCACACGATCGCCATCACCGACGACGGCGCCGAGATCCTCACCCTGCCCGGGGACCCGCAGCGGTGA
- a CDS encoding TetR/AcrR family transcriptional regulator, with protein MPGSASPRTSGSASPRTSGSPIPRRRQILDAAAELFARSGFRGVSIDDIGAAVGISGPALYRHFPRKEAILGELLVGISEELLEEGRRRARDAGGEEMGVGEATETVGEETDVGGVAALVDWHVEFALDHPDLITVQARDLDALGPEDREHVRRLQLAYVEVWVDALRAEHPGVDVRTARAAAHAAFGLINSTPHSARLARAEMAALLRRMALQALRAVDVEPHRSASRCTLVPAGSAKEGTA; from the coding sequence ATGCCCGGCTCCGCAAGCCCCCGCACGTCCGGCTCCGCCAGCCCCCGCACGTCCGGCTCCCCGATCCCCCGGCGGCGCCAGATCCTCGACGCGGCGGCCGAGCTCTTCGCGCGCTCAGGGTTCCGGGGCGTCTCCATCGACGACATCGGGGCCGCGGTGGGGATCTCGGGACCGGCGCTGTACCGGCACTTCCCCCGCAAGGAGGCGATCCTCGGCGAGCTGCTGGTCGGGATCAGCGAGGAGCTGCTCGAGGAGGGGCGTCGTCGCGCGCGAGACGCCGGCGGCGAGGAGATGGGCGTCGGCGAGGCAACAGAGACAGTCGGCGAGGAGACCGACGTCGGCGGCGTCGCAGCGCTGGTCGACTGGCACGTCGAGTTCGCCCTCGACCATCCCGACCTCATCACCGTCCAGGCGCGTGACCTCGACGCGCTCGGGCCCGAGGACCGCGAGCACGTCCGACGTCTCCAGCTCGCCTACGTGGAGGTGTGGGTCGACGCCCTGCGGGCGGAGCATCCGGGCGTCGACGTGCGCACCGCGCGAGCGGCCGCGCACGCGGCCTTCGGGCTCATCAACTCGACCCCGCACAGCGCCCGGCTGGCCCGGGCCGAGATGGCCGCGCTGCTGCGCCGGATGGCGCTCCAGGCCCTCCGGGCCGTGGACGTCGAACCGCACCGATCCGCGTCGCGGTGCACACTGGTCCCCGCCGGAAGCGCGAAGGAAGGCACCGCATGA
- a CDS encoding carboxyl transferase domain-containing protein — protein sequence MAVSPTLAELAAELRERLAVVRQGGDTRSRDRHTARGKLLVRDRVDRLLDPGSPFLELSPLAGHGMYGEDVPAAGIVTGVGRVAGRECVVVANDATVKGGTYYPVTVKKHLRAQEIAAENRLPCLYLVDSGGAYLPLQDEVFPDRDHFGRIFYNQAQMSARGIPQLAAVMGSCTAGGAYVPAMSDESVIVRDQGTIFLGGPPLVKAATGEVVTAEELGGGEVHARRSGVVDHLADDDAHALEILRRLVATIERTTSPSLRQELSEEPAEDPAGLYDVVPADLRTGYDVREVVRRLVDGSRLQEFKALYGETLVCGFARIWGYPVGVVANNGILFSDSALKGAHFIELCDQRGIPLVFLQNIAGFMVGKDYETAGIAKDGAKLVTAVATAVVPKLTVVIGGSFGAGNYGMAGRAYDPRFLWMWPNARISVMGGEQAATVLATVRRDRIEADGGTWSEADEEEFRAPVRERYERQGSPYYATARLWDDGVIDPVDTRRVLGLALAATANAPIPRPLPALYRM from the coding sequence TTGGCAGTCTCGCCCACGCTTGCCGAGCTCGCCGCCGAGCTCCGGGAGAGGCTCGCCGTCGTGCGCCAGGGCGGCGACACCCGCTCACGCGACCGGCACACGGCGCGCGGCAAGCTCCTCGTCCGTGACCGCGTCGACCGCCTCCTCGACCCGGGCTCGCCCTTCCTCGAGCTGTCCCCGCTCGCCGGCCACGGCATGTACGGCGAGGACGTCCCGGCCGCCGGCATCGTCACCGGCGTCGGCCGGGTCGCGGGACGCGAGTGCGTCGTCGTCGCCAACGACGCCACGGTCAAGGGCGGCACCTACTACCCGGTGACGGTCAAGAAGCACCTGCGCGCGCAGGAGATCGCCGCCGAGAACCGGCTCCCGTGCCTGTACCTCGTCGACTCCGGCGGTGCCTATCTCCCGTTGCAGGACGAGGTCTTTCCCGACCGCGACCACTTCGGGCGCATCTTCTACAACCAGGCGCAGATGTCCGCCCGCGGCATCCCCCAGCTCGCCGCGGTCATGGGCTCGTGTACGGCGGGCGGCGCGTACGTCCCGGCGATGTCCGACGAGAGCGTCATCGTGCGCGACCAGGGCACGATCTTCCTCGGCGGTCCGCCCCTGGTGAAGGCGGCGACCGGCGAGGTCGTCACCGCCGAGGAGCTCGGCGGGGGAGAGGTGCACGCCCGCCGCTCCGGCGTCGTCGACCACCTCGCCGACGACGACGCCCACGCCCTGGAGATCCTCCGGCGCCTCGTCGCCACGATCGAGCGCACCACGTCCCCGTCGCTGCGCCAGGAACTGTCCGAGGAGCCGGCGGAGGACCCCGCCGGCCTCTACGACGTCGTCCCGGCGGACCTGCGCACCGGCTACGACGTCCGCGAGGTGGTCCGACGCCTCGTCGACGGCTCACGCCTGCAGGAGTTCAAGGCCCTCTACGGCGAGACCCTCGTGTGCGGGTTCGCCCGGATCTGGGGCTACCCGGTGGGGGTCGTCGCGAACAACGGCATCCTCTTCTCCGACTCCGCGCTCAAGGGCGCGCACTTCATCGAGCTGTGCGACCAGCGGGGCATCCCGCTCGTCTTCCTGCAGAACATCGCCGGCTTCATGGTGGGCAAGGACTACGAGACGGCGGGCATCGCCAAGGACGGCGCGAAGCTCGTGACCGCCGTCGCGACCGCCGTGGTCCCCAAGCTCACCGTCGTCATCGGCGGGTCGTTCGGCGCGGGGAACTACGGGATGGCCGGGCGCGCCTACGACCCCCGGTTCCTGTGGATGTGGCCCAACGCCCGGATCTCCGTCATGGGCGGGGAGCAGGCGGCCACGGTCCTCGCGACCGTCCGCCGGGACCGGATCGAGGCCGACGGCGGAACCTGGTCGGAGGCGGACGAGGAGGAGTTCCGCGCACCGGTGCGTGAGCGCTACGAGCGTCAGGGCTCGCCGTACTACGCCACGGCCAGGCTCTGGGACGACGGCGTCATCGACCCGGTCGACACCCGGCGCGTGCTCGGGCTCGCCCTCGCGGCGACGGCGAACGCCCCGATCCCGCGGCCCCTGCCCGCGCTGTACCGGATGTGA